A window of Methanobacteriaceae archaeon contains these coding sequences:
- a CDS encoding 50S ribosomal protein L37e, protein MSKGTPSMGKKNKKTHIRCRRCGRNSYHIRKKVCASCGFGKSKKIRRYSWQNKKPTTRQRLV, encoded by the coding sequence ATGTCAAAGGGAACTCCATCAATGGGTAAAAAGAATAAAAAGACCCATATCAGATGCAGAAGATGTGGTAGAAACAGTTACCACATACGTAAAAAAGTCTGTGCTTCTTGCGGATTCGGTAAATCCAAAAAGATTAGAAGATACAGCTGGCAAAACAAAAAACCTACTACTAGACAAAGATTAGTATAG
- a CDS encoding LSm family protein → MSGQNVQRPLDALGKSVDAPVLIKLKGDREFRGILKSFDLHMNLVLNDAEELQDGEVTRRLGVVLIRGDNIVYISP, encoded by the coding sequence ATGAGCGGACAAAATGTTCAAAGACCACTTGACGCATTAGGAAAATCTGTGGATGCTCCTGTTTTAATCAAACTCAAAGGAGATCGTGAATTTAGAGGCATACTTAAGAGCTTTGATTTACACATGAATTTAGTTCTTAATGATGCAGAAGAGTTACAAGACGGAGAAGTTACTAGAAGACTCGGTGTTGTGCTCATTAGAGGAGACAATATTGTTTATATTTCACCATAA
- a CDS encoding DUF4065 domain-containing protein produces MNFNREKYIDIIMYILIKCYSKPNLGKTVLCSILYFIDFNYYELYGTFLTNETYIKSKTGIKPKHFNEVTNELIANKKLFLRKEQYYHRIINRYYLTTIPQFKFSIDELGVINKSIDKLSENNASTITKYAIKDPPLHIADFGDVIDYRYVFCRNDNYSFIKK; encoded by the coding sequence ATGAATTTCAACCGTGAAAAATATATTGACATAATAATGTATATTCTTATTAAATGCTACTCAAAACCTAATTTGGGAAAAACCGTACTGTGCAGCATACTGTATTTCATTGATTTTAACTATTATGAGCTCTACGGGACATTTCTAACCAATGAAACCTATATTAAATCAAAAACGGGCATAAAACCTAAGCATTTCAATGAAGTTACAAATGAATTAATCGCAAATAAGAAGTTATTTTTAAGAAAAGAGCAGTATTATCACAGAATCATAAACAGATACTACCTTACAACTATCCCTCAGTTTAAATTTAGCATAGATGAGCTTGGAGTAATCAACAAATCAATTGATAAATTAAGTGAAAATAACGCAAGTACAATAACAAAATATGCAATAAAAGATCCTCCATTACATATTGCAGATTTTGGAGATGTTATAGATTACAGATATGTATTTTGTAGAAATGACAACTATTCTTTTATTAAAAAGTAA
- a CDS encoding RNA-binding protein, giving the protein MVVKVKKRNFLKKKKIKEIKAELGEYGNLLQGKKNVEILEAEPNSFILVDGEPYIILIDGKPFPTLKAALANEIESKTVTVDMGAIRFVTNGADIMSPGIVDASKGVEAGDVVLIIDETHGKPLAIGVSLLSGEEMVENDSGKAVETKHYVGDDIWNFEL; this is encoded by the coding sequence ATGGTTGTAAAAGTTAAAAAAAGAAATTTTTTAAAAAAGAAAAAGATTAAAGAAATAAAAGCAGAATTAGGCGAATACGGAAATTTACTTCAAGGAAAGAAAAATGTTGAAATACTTGAAGCAGAACCAAATTCTTTTATTTTAGTTGATGGTGAACCATATATTATATTAATTGATGGAAAACCATTCCCAACACTCAAAGCAGCACTTGCAAATGAGATTGAATCCAAAACCGTAACTGTAGACATGGGTGCAATCAGATTTGTAACCAATGGTGCAGATATTATGAGTCCTGGAATTGTAGATGCATCTAAAGGCGTTGAAGCAGGAGATGTTGTCTTAATTATCGATGAAACACATGGAAAACCATTAGCTATTGGAGTAAGTTTACTTTCCGGTGAAGAAATGGTTGAAAATGATTCTGGAAAAGCAGTTGAAACCAAACATTATGTTGGTGATGATATCTGGAACTTTGAATTATAA
- the arfB gene encoding 2-amino-5-formylamino-6-ribosylaminopyrimidin-4(3H)-one 5'-monophosphate deformylase gives MAELRYRAGNIRNPEVHKIGIIALGSHLENHGPALPIDTDAKIGAHIAFQSALQSGAKFLGIMYPAHELDTIDHGVHVSLETLKEEVVKTLINAKKFLDVEKVIIVNSHGGNIPLMHELWDIEDRTDMYVVFNNKVISSEGPHGGSGELSMAKVLGIVNEEELKNQSDVNKYEEIGLYGFKQARHDDPNIEAGARDVEENGVYIDEEYGKRLFDLAISSVLLDVEKLLDF, from the coding sequence ATGGCTGAATTAAGATACAGAGCTGGAAACATAAGAAATCCTGAAGTTCATAAAATTGGAATAATTGCACTTGGATCACATTTAGAAAACCATGGACCAGCTCTTCCAATCGATACTGATGCTAAAATCGGAGCACACATTGCATTTCAATCAGCACTTCAAAGTGGAGCTAAATTTTTAGGAATTATGTATCCTGCTCATGAATTGGATACAATTGACCATGGAGTGCATGTTTCTCTTGAAACACTAAAAGAAGAAGTTGTAAAAACACTAATTAATGCTAAAAAATTTTTAGATGTTGAAAAAGTAATCATTGTTAATTCACATGGTGGAAATATTCCTTTAATGCATGAATTATGGGATATCGAAGATAGAACTGACATGTATGTTGTATTTAACAATAAAGTGATTTCTTCAGAAGGCCCTCACGGTGGAAGCGGTGAGTTGTCAATGGCAAAAGTCTTAGGTATTGTTAATGAAGAAGAACTTAAAAATCAGTCAGATGTTAACAAATATGAAGAGATTGGCCTATATGGTTTTAAACAAGCACGCCATGATGACCCTAACATTGAAGCAGGTGCAAGAGACGTTGAAGAAAATGGTGTTTATATAGATGAAGAGTACGGAAAAAGACTCTTTGATTTAGCCATTAGCTCCGTACTTTTAGATGTTGAAAAGTTATTAGATTTCTAA
- a CDS encoding YigZ family protein: MKTIKKAIQIEINVKKSQFICSLVPTKTKAESKEVIRKFNEKYNDATHNCTAYIVSDGEGFDDDGEPGGTAGKPMINVLRKNEIHNVTAVVTRYFGGIKLGAGGLVRAYSKSVMEAIGEAEILEIEQYDVYNLNFEYSDIKTVDGEVRNNKLEVIAKDYSDKVSYDVVSKDNRDILKIFEKYLGKISVEFKNKQFLEK; this comes from the coding sequence ATGAAAACTATTAAAAAAGCAATTCAAATTGAAATTAATGTTAAAAAATCCCAATTTATCTGTTCATTAGTTCCAACTAAGACAAAAGCTGAATCCAAGGAAGTTATTCGTAAATTCAATGAAAAATACAATGATGCAACACACAACTGTACTGCATACATTGTAAGTGACGGAGAAGGCTTTGATGATGATGGAGAACCTGGTGGAACAGCAGGAAAACCTATGATTAATGTTTTAAGAAAAAATGAGATTCATAATGTTACTGCAGTTGTTACCAGATACTTTGGTGGAATCAAACTTGGTGCTGGTGGACTTGTAAGAGCATACTCAAAATCAGTAATGGAAGCTATTGGAGAAGCTGAAATTCTCGAAATTGAACAGTATGATGTTTACAATCTTAATTTTGAATATAGTGACATTAAAACAGTTGATGGAGAAGTTAGAAACAATAAATTAGAAGTAATTGCTAAAGATTATAGTGATAAGGTAAGCTATGATGTTGTATCAAAAGACAATAGAGATATTTTAAAGATTTTTGAAAAATACCTTGGAAAAATTAGTGTTGAATTTAAAAATAAACAATTTTTAGAAAAATAA
- a CDS encoding rubredoxin — protein sequence MAYICKVCAFVLEEDELPEDYVCPVCGVPAANFEEQ from the coding sequence ATGGCTTATATTTGTAAAGTTTGTGCATTCGTTTTAGAAGAAGACGAATTACCAGAAGATTACGTATGCCCAGTTTGTGGTGTACCTGCAGCTAACTTTGAAGAACAATAA
- a CDS encoding rubredoxin, whose protein sequence is MAKFKCKLCGYVTDEFEELPEDYKCPMCGANIDMFEKVE, encoded by the coding sequence ATGGCTAAATTCAAATGTAAACTTTGTGGATATGTAACTGATGAATTCGAAGAACTCCCAGAAGACTACAAATGTCCAATGTGCGGTGCAAACATCGATATGTTTGAAAAAGTAGAATAG
- a CDS encoding rubredoxin yields MAQYMCKICRYVFDEDNVEEGLGIDNGTKFEDLPSSFKCPKCKMSKGMFEKID; encoded by the coding sequence ATGGCTCAATATATGTGTAAAATCTGCAGATATGTCTTTGATGAAGATAATGTTGAAGAAGGATTAGGTATTGACAATGGAACTAAATTTGAAGACTTACCTTCCTCATTTAAATGCCCAAAATGTAAAATGTCAAAAGGCATGTTTGAAAAAATAGATTAA
- a CDS encoding acyltransferase, translated as MQHDYSKPELNFPADQNIQFGVEYSPNSRPPVIGNNYTIRSNSIIYNDVVIGDNFRTGHNVVIRENTNIGDDVLIGTNTVIEGDVIIGNDVSIQSNVYIPTNSVIEDNVFIGPCACFTNDKYPVRINYELQGPKIRRGASIGGNTTFLSNVEVGEGAIVAAGAIVIHSVPPFYLAIGTPARIKPLPDHLKVPNKF; from the coding sequence ATCCAGCATGATTATTCAAAACCTGAATTAAATTTCCCTGCTGATCAAAATATTCAGTTTGGTGTTGAATATTCTCCAAATTCAAGACCTCCTGTAATTGGTAACAACTACACAATCAGGTCAAATTCAATTATCTATAATGATGTTGTAATTGGAGATAATTTTAGAACAGGACACAATGTTGTTATTCGTGAAAATACCAATATTGGAGATGATGTTTTAATTGGAACCAATACTGTAATCGAAGGGGATGTAATTATTGGAAATGATGTTAGTATTCAATCTAATGTTTATATTCCAACTAATTCTGTAATTGAGGATAATGTATTTATCGGGCCTTGTGCCTGTTTTACTAATGATAAATATCCTGTAAGAATTAATTATGAACTTCAAGGACCTAAAATCAGACGTGGTGCTTCAATTGGTGGTAATACTACATTTTTATCAAATGTTGAAGTAGGTGAAGGAGCTATTGTTGCTGCAGGAGCTATTGTAATACACTCTGTTCCACCATTCTATTTGGCTATTGGAACACCTGCACGTATTAAACCGCTTCCTGATCACTTGAAAGTTCCAAATAAATTTTAA
- a CDS encoding zinc ribbon domain-containing protein → MVQYCRKCGKQLDDNVKFCDACGFELDGELPKENRSVPVQTKTDKSAFLSKLPLVLAIISTIVCVEGLTTPILMGEEAIMAAIVLGIIGGVVGIVLMERFDEPLVAAMEFIVTGGLIYIFIARFGDISLILFIITAVATLYFKGHHANNKKLFAVPIATIVLIFVLIMAGGALYQFSAVNSVSVGNISQNITDDGYGYYNGEINGDIRVDSNFDYLSVDVDFYDSTGKIIDSTIGWNELHPESGKTYKISAMYFGKTQPVKAELKVVDSASSTTPLYNETITILTSSGV, encoded by the coding sequence ATGGTTCAATATTGTAGGAAATGTGGAAAACAGCTTGACGATAATGTTAAGTTTTGTGATGCATGCGGATTTGAACTTGACGGAGAACTTCCAAAAGAAAATAGATCAGTTCCAGTTCAAACAAAAACCGATAAAAGTGCATTTCTTAGTAAATTACCTTTAGTTTTAGCTATTATTTCCACAATTGTATGTGTTGAAGGATTAACCACCCCTATTTTAATGGGTGAAGAAGCTATTATGGCTGCAATAGTTCTTGGAATTATTGGAGGAGTAGTTGGTATTGTTTTAATGGAGAGATTTGATGAGCCTTTAGTTGCTGCAATGGAGTTTATTGTAACTGGAGGATTAATTTATATTTTTATTGCAAGATTTGGTGATATCTCTCTTATATTGTTTATAATTACAGCTGTTGCTACATTATACTTTAAAGGACATCATGCAAATAACAAAAAATTGTTTGCTGTGCCAATAGCTACTATTGTATTGATATTTGTTCTTATAATGGCTGGTGGAGCATTATATCAGTTTAGCGCTGTAAATTCAGTAAGTGTTGGAAATATAAGTCAAAACATAACTGATGACGGTTATGGATATTATAATGGTGAAATAAACGGTGATATTAGGGTAGACAGTAATTTTGATTACTTGTCTGTTGATGTTGATTTTTATGACAGTACTGGAAAAATTATTGACTCAACAATAGGCTGGAATGAATTGCATCCTGAAAGTGGAAAAACCTATAAGATTTCAGCAATGTATTTTGGTAAAACACAGCCTGTAAAAGCAGAACTTAAAGTTGTTGACTCTGCTTCATCAACAACTCCATTATACAATGAAACTATCACTATTTTAACATCTTCTGGAGTTTAA
- a CDS encoding cysteine synthase family protein: MDIGKLVGNTPMIKIDYEYEGKLRSIYSKLEFYNYSGSIKDRIAAHIIKTEKENGNLKDGEAIVEVTSGNTGIAFSAMGALFGHEVHIFMPDWVSIERRKLIQMYGAHVHLVSKEEGGFKKALELAEDFAIKNDAYRPLQFDNPLNVEAQFKTGEEIIKDLPDVDAFVSGIGTGGTLMGIGKRLKQHNPNFKLYALEPCTLSILKMGMEEGSHMIEGIGDDFIPGIVEEDLIDDIVLIDDVDAINMSKRIAKEFGLGIGISSGANFLASVLVNKDDIKVATVFADDNKKYITTKLSEPIDDDENLISNKVKLISFEVI; encoded by the coding sequence ATGGATATTGGAAAACTAGTTGGAAATACTCCAATGATAAAAATTGATTATGAATATGAAGGAAAACTAAGAAGCATATACTCAAAATTAGAATTCTACAATTATTCTGGAAGTATAAAAGACAGAATTGCAGCACATATTATCAAAACAGAAAAAGAAAACGGCAATTTAAAAGACGGAGAAGCTATTGTAGAAGTAACAAGTGGAAACACAGGAATTGCATTTAGTGCAATGGGTGCGCTTTTTGGCCATGAAGTTCATATTTTCATGCCAGACTGGGTATCAATTGAGAGAAGAAAACTTATCCAGATGTATGGAGCTCATGTTCATCTAGTTTCAAAAGAAGAAGGTGGATTTAAAAAGGCATTGGAACTTGCAGAAGACTTTGCTATTAAAAACGATGCATACAGACCACTTCAATTTGACAATCCATTAAACGTAGAAGCTCAATTTAAAACCGGTGAAGAAATAATAAAAGATCTTCCTGATGTAGATGCATTTGTCTCAGGTATTGGAACCGGCGGAACACTTATGGGAATTGGTAAAAGATTAAAACAGCACAATCCAAATTTTAAATTATATGCTCTTGAACCATGTACATTATCAATTCTTAAAATGGGAATGGAAGAAGGAAGTCACATGATTGAAGGAATTGGAGATGACTTTATTCCTGGAATTGTTGAAGAAGATTTAATTGATGATATTGTATTAATTGATGATGTAGATGCAATTAATATGTCTAAAAGAATTGCAAAAGAGTTTGGTTTAGGAATTGGAATTTCCAGTGGAGCTAATTTCCTTGCAAGTGTATTGGTAAACAAGGATGATATTAAAGTAGCTACAGTATTTGCTGATGATAATAAAAAATACATTACAACCAAATTATCCGAACCAATCGATGATGATGAAAACTTAATATCAAATAAAGTAAAACTCATCAGTTTTGAAGTAATTTAA
- the npdG gene encoding NADPH-dependent F420 reductase — translation MIVSIIGGTGPQGLGIAERLAIEGVEVIVGSRKEEKALDVVQKAKEELADYDLNMTGMANEDAAKNGDVLIITVPLSAQKPTLEGIKEFCKDKIVMDATVPLETAIGGKPSRFIDLMEGSAAERCAAILEGTGAKVICAFCNISNSHFANIPEEIDCDCLIAGDDVEAKKTAAEIIDKIPGIKTIDCGVLEKSRIIEKITPLLIGLNIKYKSHYGGLRITGIPALDKE, via the coding sequence ATGATTGTAAGTATTATTGGTGGAACCGGACCTCAAGGACTTGGAATTGCTGAAAGATTAGCTATTGAAGGTGTAGAAGTAATTGTAGGTTCAAGAAAAGAAGAAAAAGCTCTTGATGTAGTACAAAAAGCTAAAGAAGAATTAGCAGACTATGACTTAAACATGACTGGTATGGCAAACGAAGATGCTGCAAAAAACGGTGATGTTTTAATTATCACAGTACCATTATCTGCTCAAAAACCAACTCTTGAAGGAATCAAAGAGTTTTGTAAAGATAAAATCGTCATGGATGCAACTGTACCTTTAGAAACTGCAATTGGTGGAAAACCATCCAGATTCATTGACTTAATGGAAGGATCAGCTGCTGAGAGATGTGCTGCTATTTTGGAAGGAACCGGTGCAAAAGTAATCTGTGCATTCTGTAACATTTCAAACTCACACTTTGCAAACATTCCAGAAGAAATCGACTGTGACTGTCTTATTGCAGGAGATGACGTTGAAGCTAAAAAAACCGCAGCAGAAATCATTGACAAAATCCCTGGAATTAAAACAATCGACTGTGGTGTTTTAGAAAAATCACGTATTATTGAAAAAATCACCCCATTATTAATTGGATTAAACATCAAATACAAATCCCATTATGGTGGATTAAGAATTACTGGAATTCCTGCACTCGACAAGGAATAA
- a CDS encoding DUF2284 domain-containing protein, which produces MSEIVKLTADVDVEEYFEKYVDFEKFSKLCIEEQEQVGYNWNYPPYDFDVEELWKSYNKLKIIAFKIDFSKEELEHTFEERELEFILKRFERVKGRLMNDIYMLENEDSLGLYLGKCNLCMRCTRDFGMPCKMPVKMRYAIEGLGADVDRTIEDLFGYKILYAKDGKLPEYLIFVGGLLYDKK; this is translated from the coding sequence ATGTCAGAGATTGTAAAACTAACTGCAGATGTTGATGTTGAGGAGTATTTTGAAAAGTACGTTGATTTTGAGAAGTTTTCAAAACTTTGCATTGAAGAACAAGAACAAGTTGGATATAACTGGAACTATCCTCCATATGATTTTGATGTAGAGGAGTTATGGAAATCCTACAATAAACTTAAAATTATTGCATTTAAAATCGATTTTTCAAAAGAAGAACTTGAACACACATTTGAAGAAAGGGAATTAGAGTTTATTTTAAAGAGATTTGAGCGTGTAAAAGGAAGATTAATGAATGACATTTATATGCTTGAAAATGAAGATTCTCTTGGTTTATATCTCGGTAAATGTAATCTCTGTATGAGATGTACAAGAGACTTTGGCATGCCTTGTAAAATGCCTGTAAAAATGAGATATGCTATTGAAGGATTAGGTGCTGATGTAGACAGGACTATTGAAGACCTTTTCGGATATAAAATACTTTATGCTAAAGATGGGAAATTGCCTGAATACTTGATATTTGTCGGCGGTTTACTTTATGATAAAAAATAG
- the cca gene encoding CCA tRNA nucleotidyltransferase: protein MDYNLILNEIKPTLDETKQINEVSSKIINFLQVLCDKSNIEAKVNLVGSVAKNTALRGKSDIDIFIAFPLSTDKKFLKETGLDLAHKCCSEFKSTPEHHFASHPYVTTHIEGYEVDIVPCYEINDGSELKSAVDRTILHTRYVKANLKEGQEDEVLLLKRFMAMTGTYGSEFKVGGFAGYLCELLIIKYETFENTLKSAINWKYGHSIDLEDYGTSKLFNDPLIVIDPTDMNRNVGAALRLNKLSEFIQSARNYIFSDNKMDYFYPIKRDLNKVDIIEQFSQRNSDIIAIKFNIPDIPLDTLHPQLKKTTEALERKLNDEEFNVFKADYWSDEILSCVILLEMASSTLNNVKVNVGPKVFITKACENFVAKYGRENCYIQDDFLVHMQERQFNNAKSLIEHIFTKQHISLIKVGKNLKKNIIDTYEFIDVGEIASDEFLDDFIHPGQHIIR from the coding sequence ATGGACTATAATCTAATTTTAAATGAAATAAAACCAACACTTGATGAAACAAAACAAATCAATGAAGTTTCATCAAAAATAATTAATTTTTTACAAGTCTTATGTGATAAGAGCAATATCGAGGCTAAAGTTAACCTTGTAGGTTCTGTTGCTAAAAACACTGCACTTAGAGGAAAATCCGACATTGATATTTTTATAGCATTCCCGTTAAGTACAGACAAGAAATTCTTAAAAGAAACTGGTCTTGATTTAGCACATAAATGCTGCAGCGAGTTTAAAAGCACTCCAGAACATCATTTTGCATCACATCCTTATGTAACTACTCATATTGAAGGCTATGAAGTGGATATTGTTCCATGTTATGAGATAAATGATGGAAGCGAGCTTAAATCTGCAGTAGACAGAACAATATTGCACACCAGATATGTTAAAGCCAATTTAAAAGAAGGCCAGGAAGACGAAGTTTTACTTCTTAAACGTTTCATGGCAATGACTGGAACATACGGCTCTGAATTTAAGGTTGGCGGGTTTGCAGGATACTTATGTGAACTTCTAATTATTAAATACGAAACATTTGAAAACACCTTAAAATCAGCTATTAACTGGAAATATGGTCACAGTATTGATCTTGAAGATTATGGAACTTCTAAATTATTCAATGATCCGTTAATTGTAATTGATCCAACAGATATGAATCGTAATGTTGGAGCAGCACTAAGGCTTAACAAATTATCAGAATTTATCCAGTCAGCACGTAATTACATATTCTCAGATAATAAAATGGATTATTTCTATCCAATTAAGCGTGATTTAAATAAAGTTGATATAATTGAGCAGTTTAGTCAAAGAAATAGTGATATTATAGCTATTAAATTCAATATTCCAGATATTCCGTTAGATACTCTACATCCTCAGCTTAAAAAGACAACAGAAGCTCTTGAGCGTAAATTAAATGATGAGGAGTTTAATGTATTTAAGGCAGACTACTGGAGTGATGAGATTTTAAGTTGTGTAATTTTACTTGAAATGGCTTCATCAACCCTAAACAATGTTAAAGTCAATGTAGGGCCTAAAGTATTTATTACTAAGGCATGTGAAAACTTTGTTGCTAAATATGGTCGTGAAAACTGCTATATTCAGGATGATTTTTTAGTTCATATGCAAGAAAGACAGTTCAACAATGCTAAAAGCTTAATTGAGCATATTTTCACAAAACAGCATATTAGCCTTATTAAGGTAGGTAAAAACCTTAAGAAAAATATTATTGACACTTATGAATTCATTGATGTTGGCGAAATTGCAAGTGATGAATTTTTAGATGATTTCATCCACCCAGGTCAGCACATCATAAGATAA
- the thpR gene encoding RNA 2',3'-cyclic phosphodiesterase yields MSQVRAFLAIDLDDDLKPKIHKIIKQFKQTDANIKYVELNNLHLTLKFFGDIDTEGLSVLEEKIANAVSEFDQFKIKIKGCGAFPNNSHIKVIWIGIDEDLLIRQLHDKLDGEFSKLGFDKDRKFSTHLTIGRMKSAKNKNQVKSIIEELKDIEIGEMIVDKISLKKSTLTPSGPIYEDLKVFEL; encoded by the coding sequence ATGTCACAGGTACGAGCATTTCTTGCAATAGATTTAGATGATGATTTAAAACCAAAAATTCATAAGATTATTAAGCAATTTAAGCAAACTGATGCTAATATAAAATATGTTGAATTAAACAATCTTCATTTAACATTAAAATTCTTTGGAGACATTGACACTGAGGGTTTAAGTGTTTTAGAAGAAAAAATTGCAAATGCCGTATCTGAATTTGATCAATTTAAGATAAAAATTAAAGGCTGTGGAGCATTTCCAAACAACAGTCACATTAAAGTGATATGGATTGGAATAGATGAGGATTTACTTATCCGTCAATTACACGATAAACTCGATGGGGAATTTTCCAAATTAGGTTTTGACAAGGACAGAAAATTCTCAACACACCTTACAATTGGTCGTATGAAATCCGCTAAAAACAAAAACCAGGTTAAATCAATAATTGAAGAACTTAAGGATATTGAAATTGGTGAGATGATTGTTGATAAAATCAGCTTAAAAAAATCCACACTAACACCATCAGGACCAATTTATGAAGATTTAAAAGTATTTGAATTGTGA
- a CDS encoding 3-dehydroquinate synthase II — protein MQNKFAWISTPDELWEDKKEMITTALESGIDHVLDFDDIEEIRKLGNVKIIANNDDADIYLVGINGEGDGFVELKEDFKDSTDIANAKKAKSEGKTVCAYIKITDKAHEQLAVKLGSIVDYIILVGTDWTIIPLENIIADLQKLDVEIIAAVRDVDGARVALETLEHGTDGIIFEANDFNNIKKIAQNVLESSNANYELKLATVTNVKSLGTGDRVCVDTTDMMSPGEGMLVGSYSKSLFLIHSESLESEYVASRPFRVNAGPVQAYVMVPGNKTRYLSELVAGDEVLIVNTKGETRTAYVGRSKIERRPLLLIEAEYEGKTIRTILQNAETIRIVDANDEPLSVADVKPGDKVKVYIETNARHFGIAIDETIIEQ, from the coding sequence ATGCAAAATAAATTCGCTTGGATAAGCACTCCTGATGAATTATGGGAAGACAAAAAAGAAATGATTACCACAGCATTGGAATCCGGAATCGACCATGTTTTGGATTTTGATGACATTGAAGAAATCAGAAAACTCGGTAATGTGAAAATCATTGCAAACAATGATGATGCTGATATCTATTTGGTAGGTATTAATGGTGAAGGAGATGGCTTTGTTGAATTAAAAGAAGACTTTAAAGATTCAACTGATATTGCTAATGCAAAAAAAGCAAAAAGCGAAGGAAAAACTGTATGTGCCTATATTAAAATCACAGATAAAGCTCATGAACAATTAGCTGTAAAATTAGGATCAATTGTAGATTATATTATTCTCGTTGGTACTGACTGGACAATTATTCCACTTGAAAACATTATTGCTGACTTACAAAAGCTTGATGTTGAAATTATTGCTGCTGTTCGTGATGTTGACGGAGCACGTGTTGCACTTGAAACATTAGAACACGGAACTGACGGAATTATCTTTGAAGCTAATGACTTCAATAACATTAAAAAAATCGCACAAAATGTCCTTGAATCCTCAAATGCTAATTATGAATTAAAATTAGCAACAGTAACCAATGTTAAATCATTAGGAACTGGAGATAGAGTTTGTGTTGATACTACTGATATGATGAGTCCTGGAGAAGGAATGCTAGTTGGTTCATACTCCAAATCATTATTTTTGATTCACTCAGAATCCCTTGAAAGCGAATATGTTGCTTCAAGACCATTTAGAGTAAACGCAGGTCCGGTTCAAGCTTATGTGATGGTTCCTGGAAACAAAACCAGATACCTCTCCGAACTTGTTGCAGGAGACGAAGTATTGATTGTCAATACCAAAGGTGAAACAAGAACTGCATATGTCGGAAGAAGCAAAATCGAAAGAAGACCTTTATTGTTGATTGAAGCAGAATACGAAGGAAAAACAATCAGAACAATCTTACAAAATGCAGAAACTATCAGAATAGTAGATGCAAATGATGAACCGCTATCAGTAGCTGATGTAAAACCAGGTGACAAAGTTAAAGTTTACATTGAAACAAACGCACGTCATTTCGGAATAGCTATTGATGAGACAATCATCGAACAGTGA